One Bacteroidia bacterium genomic window carries:
- a CDS encoding S41 family peptidase, with translation MVLLQKISLFILFSLSFSAMGQNLTSKEKQDILEEFSKHISENYVLQDSVPLILAELKKSRKSAEFAKDYNRDSFASYLTVLLRGITQDAHFAVLHNPSLFKTAQLLQSGDGDVNMQNMAIGNRSLSNVRRNFFFRKLEVLEGNVGYLKLEQMPALEEAKATVDAAMQFLSYTDGMIIDLRGNRGGVGGFIPYLMSYFFEEENKLLYTREYLAWDSVSHHRTHKELPLDRYLSKPIFILIDRFTGSAATNMAYCMSSFERAILFGENTGSGYRGAHSASIYPLGQDLVGLIPIGRVMNAKTQTNWRAKGVDPDFPCDPDDALEIALKEMLNNLEQESTDKEVKKELREALKNLEETSQKPTAEKAAEDLSEYSGTYGETLISWENGKLFTKRPTVPMKLELKRKQGDVFEILLPPGARGNVPDLRFDRENGKIVSVTTIRDGKEERVEIRE, from the coding sequence ATGGTCCTCTTACAAAAAATCTCCCTTTTCATACTTTTTAGTTTGTCCTTTTCAGCAATGGGACAAAATTTAACTTCAAAAGAAAAGCAAGACATACTCGAAGAGTTCTCCAAACATATTTCTGAAAATTATGTGCTTCAAGATTCCGTGCCCCTTATTTTAGCGGAATTGAAGAAGAGCAGGAAGTCCGCAGAATTTGCCAAGGATTACAATAGGGATAGCTTTGCTTCCTATCTCACGGTTTTACTTCGCGGCATTACCCAAGATGCTCATTTCGCTGTACTTCATAATCCCTCTTTATTCAAAACCGCTCAGCTCCTCCAATCAGGGGATGGAGATGTGAACATGCAAAATATGGCTATAGGCAATCGTAGTTTATCCAATGTGCGTCGCAATTTTTTCTTCCGGAAACTTGAGGTACTAGAGGGCAATGTTGGCTATTTGAAATTGGAACAAATGCCAGCCCTGGAAGAGGCAAAAGCTACGGTGGATGCAGCTATGCAATTTCTCTCATATACAGATGGAATGATCATTGACCTGAGAGGAAATAGGGGAGGGGTAGGAGGATTTATTCCCTATTTAATGAGTTACTTTTTTGAAGAGGAAAACAAGTTGCTGTACACACGGGAATATCTGGCCTGGGATTCGGTTTCCCATCACCGCACGCATAAAGAACTTCCCCTGGATCGCTACCTTTCAAAACCCATATTTATCCTGATAGATCGCTTTACGGGTTCGGCAGCTACCAATATGGCTTATTGCATGAGTAGTTTTGAGCGTGCGATCCTCTTCGGAGAAAATACCGGATCAGGCTACAGAGGTGCGCATAGTGCATCCATCTATCCACTGGGTCAGGATTTGGTTGGACTCATTCCCATAGGACGGGTGATGAATGCCAAGACTCAGACCAATTGGCGGGCAAAGGGGGTTGATCCTGACTTTCCCTGTGATCCGGATGATGCCTTAGAGATAGCCTTAAAGGAAATGCTTAACAATCTTGAACAGGAAAGCACCGATAAGGAGGTGAAAAAGGAGCTTAGGGAAGCCTTAAAGAATCTTGAAGAAACTTCTCAAAAACCTACTGCTGAAAAAGCTGCAGAAGATTTATCCGAGTATAGCGGTACCTACGGAGAAACTCTTATCAGTTGGGAAAATGGGAAGTTGTTTACCAAAAGGCCTACCGTACCCATGAAACTGGAATTGAAACGCAAGCAAGGGGATGTTTTTGAAATATTATTACCTCCAGGTGCAAGAGGGAATGTTCCCGATCTTCGATTTGATAGAGAGAATGGAAAGATCGTTTCAGTAACTACGATCAGAGATGGCAAGGAAGAACGCGTAGAGATTAGGGAATGA
- a CDS encoding helix-turn-helix domain-containing protein — protein sequence MATQKRGILRFRNHNIFIDTHEIEIQGRIHKLSPKEMEVLVMLVKNSDKTLTRKEILEQVWGDEFGNDLGITQIVSKLRQLLGDKEKTIIRTIPKKGYLLSAEKVKVKKSFRPSPLALALLVVGLLISGFIIYKPVSVRIQLAKAAEEKSVVENDAKEEPKVIKRKRIRVLKSAE from the coding sequence ATGGCTACACAAAAAAGGGGAATTCTCAGATTCAGGAATCATAATATATTCATAGACACCCATGAAATTGAAATCCAAGGAAGAATACACAAACTTTCTCCCAAGGAAATGGAAGTCCTGGTCATGCTGGTGAAGAATAGTGATAAAACCCTGACCCGCAAAGAAATTTTGGAGCAGGTATGGGGAGATGAATTTGGAAATGACCTGGGGATAACCCAGATCGTTTCAAAACTGAGGCAATTGCTCGGAGATAAAGAAAAAACAATCATACGAACGATTCCTAAAAAGGGCTATCTCCTAAGTGCTGAAAAAGTCAAAGTGAAAAAATCCTTTCGGCCATCCCCACTCGCATTAGCATTACTAGTTGTTGGCCTACTAATTTCTGGCTTCATTATATATAAGCCTGTAAGTGTAAGAATACAGCTTGCAAAAGCTGCTGAGGAAAAATCAGTCGTTGAAAATGATGCTAAGGAAGAACCAAAAGTTATCAAAAGGAAAAGGATTAGGGTCTTGAAGTCCGCTGAATAA